One Natrinema halophilum genomic window carries:
- a CDS encoding type IV pilin translates to MDLKFIRPKLVGDDNERAVSPVIGVILMVAITVILAAVIAAFVMDMGSNQSAPAQAGLDISNNTQNTTSPGGYNVTVTSMGDNTKTVKCSSKPSEKATSVGGKFKCPDGSSIIGVNDEDKETVLQSDL, encoded by the coding sequence ATGGATTTGAAATTTATCAGACCAAAACTGGTTGGAGACGATAATGAACGTGCGGTATCCCCAGTCATCGGGGTTATACTCATGGTTGCCATCACTGTCATTTTGGCTGCTGTGATCGCCGCGTTCGTGATGGATATGGGTAGTAATCAGAGTGCACCCGCACAGGCTGGTCTCGATATCTCTAACAACACGCAAAACACCACCTCCCCAGGAGGCTACAACGTGACCGTCACATCGATGGGAGATAACACGAAGACTGTCAAATGTTCGTCCAAGCCATCTGAAAAAGCGACTAGTGTTGGCGGCAAATTCAAATGTCCAGATGGTTCGAGTATCATCGGTGTGAATGACGAGGACAAGGAAACGGTCCTTCAGTCGGACCTCTAA
- a CDS encoding VOC family protein, whose amino-acid sequence MSSEPPNPVTPELPDSPVHMTGTDHITIWGSNEADTIEFYRDLLGMPLVLRQPNLDDPSQTHLFFDTGDGRILTFFVSDDRPSNQRGQPGSGIGAVHHLCFSVAPDEYEDTMDALEEAGHQYNVFDRGIFHSIYTRDNNGLVIELSTDKYEFPDERRGEVLAKAQELREEDGAEYAKDEHLRSAIEALGLEVVEHDLPDASAGVGGVE is encoded by the coding sequence ATGTCATCCGAACCACCAAACCCAGTCACGCCAGAACTGCCAGACAGTCCCGTCCACATGACGGGAACGGACCACATCACCATCTGGGGGAGCAACGAAGCGGACACGATCGAGTTCTACCGCGACCTCCTCGGGATGCCGCTGGTCCTTCGCCAGCCGAACCTCGATGACCCGTCGCAGACGCACCTGTTCTTCGACACGGGTGACGGTCGCATCCTGACGTTCTTCGTCAGCGACGACCGCCCATCGAACCAGCGCGGCCAGCCCGGGAGCGGCATCGGCGCCGTCCACCACCTCTGTTTCAGCGTCGCCCCCGACGAGTACGAGGACACGATGGACGCCCTGGAGGAAGCCGGCCACCAGTACAACGTCTTCGACCGGGGCATCTTCCACTCGATTTACACCCGCGACAACAACGGCCTCGTCATCGAACTCTCGACTGATAAGTACGAGTTCCCCGACGAACGCCGCGGTGAGGTGCTGGCAAAGGCCCAGGAACTCCGTGAGGAAGACGGTGCGGAGTACGCGAAAGACGAACACCTCCGGAGCGCTATCGAGGCCCTCGGCCTCGAGGTCGTCGAACACGACCTGCCCGACGCCAGCGCCGGCGTCGGTGGTGTCGAATGA
- a CDS encoding type IV pilin produces MMDTKQNDTKQSGTEDERAVSPVISVVLMVVITVILAAAAASLALNTAEDQSAPATAGVSIENETGTPGLQVTLTALGDKTNAVECVGPSTPKETASSIGTTFNCSAGNTIVAVDTDGKQTTIRSDIDT; encoded by the coding sequence ATGATGGACACGAAGCAGAACGATACGAAGCAGAGTGGAACCGAAGACGAACGCGCAGTGTCGCCCGTGATCAGTGTCGTACTGATGGTCGTAATAACGGTCATTCTGGCGGCCGCAGCCGCGTCACTCGCACTCAACACGGCGGAAGACCAAAGCGCGCCCGCGACGGCAGGCGTCAGCATAGAGAACGAGACCGGAACTCCGGGACTACAGGTCACGCTCACCGCGTTGGGTGACAAAACGAACGCGGTCGAGTGTGTCGGACCATCCACACCGAAAGAAACGGCGAGCAGCATCGGAACGACGTTCAACTGTTCCGCCGGAAATACCATCGTCGCGGTCGACACGGACGGGAAACAGACCACCATCAGGTCGGATATCGACACCTAG
- a CDS encoding response regulator transcription factor, with amino-acid sequence MTDQRPDQRKPVILIAEDERSVAEGYELWLADQYEVRLVSDGQEALDAIDETVDVALLDRMMPQVSGRQVLREIREREMDCRVAMVTAVEPDFDVIEMGFDAYVTKPPERQELIETIEQLLDRASVDDALQEYHSLMARKGTLQTQKTELELAESEEYQELLDRIEMKREEVDEDLGDMDSEIDFVSAVREVDASDGDLETTELDGVDAFETEEEETDE; translated from the coding sequence ATGACAGACCAGCGGCCAGATCAACGAAAGCCAGTAATCCTCATCGCAGAGGACGAACGATCCGTCGCCGAGGGGTACGAACTCTGGCTTGCAGATCAGTACGAGGTCAGACTGGTATCCGACGGACAGGAGGCACTCGATGCAATCGACGAGACAGTAGATGTCGCGTTGCTGGACCGGATGATGCCGCAGGTATCCGGAAGACAGGTGCTTCGGGAGATTCGCGAGCGCGAAATGGACTGTCGGGTCGCGATGGTAACGGCGGTCGAACCGGATTTCGACGTCATCGAGATGGGGTTCGACGCGTACGTCACCAAACCCCCGGAACGACAAGAGTTAATCGAGACGATCGAACAGTTGCTCGATAGAGCGTCGGTCGACGATGCACTGCAGGAGTATCATTCACTGATGGCGCGCAAAGGGACACTTCAGACCCAAAAAACCGAGCTGGAACTGGCAGAGAGCGAGGAGTACCAGGAGTTACTCGACCGCATCGAGATGAAACGAGAGGAAGTCGACGAGGACCTCGGTGATATGGATTCAGAAATCGATTTCGTCAGCGCGGTTCGCGAAGTCGACGCCAGCGACGGCGACCTCGAGACCACCGAACTGGATGGTGTCGATGCGTTCGAGACAGAAGAGGAAGAAACCGATGAATGA
- a CDS encoding aminopeptidase, protein MDPRIREHAEIIATHSVDLAEGDNVVVDAHPVAEDLVVALHEVIGDRGANPVTTSQRTGKRSQRAYLRAAEGDFDTPEHELALIQNTDVYIAIRASDNVTQTSDVDPEISAAHQQAHRPILEERLSKRWCLTQFPAPANAQLAEMSTEGYENFVWDAVNKDWEEQREHQENMVEIMDPAEEIRIKSGDTTDVTMSIAGNPTLNDHGEHNLPGGEVFTAPQPESVEGEVLFDMPLYHQGREITDVSLEFEGGEVVSHSAGKNEDVLTEVLDTDDGARRLGELGIGMNRDIDRFTYNMLFDEKMGDTVHMAVGRAYDDTVGEGNEANDSAVHVDMIVDMSEDSVIEVDGEVVQRDGTFVFEDGFEA, encoded by the coding sequence ATGGACCCGCGAATCCGCGAACACGCCGAGATTATCGCGACCCATTCGGTTGATCTGGCGGAAGGCGACAACGTCGTCGTCGACGCACATCCCGTCGCCGAGGACCTCGTCGTCGCACTACACGAAGTGATCGGCGACCGGGGCGCAAATCCGGTCACCACGAGTCAGCGGACCGGCAAGCGCAGCCAACGCGCGTACCTGCGCGCTGCGGAGGGCGACTTCGATACGCCCGAACACGAACTCGCACTCATCCAGAACACCGACGTCTACATCGCTATCCGGGCCAGCGACAACGTCACCCAGACCAGCGACGTCGACCCCGAAATCAGCGCGGCCCACCAACAGGCCCACCGACCGATCTTAGAGGAGCGGCTCTCGAAGCGGTGGTGTCTCACGCAGTTCCCTGCGCCTGCAAACGCCCAGCTTGCCGAAATGAGCACCGAGGGCTACGAGAACTTCGTCTGGGACGCCGTCAACAAAGACTGGGAGGAACAACGCGAACACCAGGAGAACATGGTCGAGATCATGGATCCCGCCGAGGAGATCCGGATCAAAAGCGGCGACACGACCGACGTCACAATGTCCATCGCGGGCAACCCGACGCTGAACGACCACGGCGAGCACAACCTCCCCGGCGGCGAAGTGTTCACCGCACCCCAGCCCGAGAGCGTCGAGGGCGAGGTGCTGTTCGACATGCCGCTGTACCACCAGGGCCGCGAGATCACCGACGTCTCCCTCGAGTTCGAGGGCGGCGAGGTCGTCTCGCACTCGGCAGGGAAAAACGAGGACGTCCTGACCGAGGTGCTCGACACGGACGACGGCGCGCGCCGCCTTGGCGAACTCGGTATCGGGATGAATCGCGACATCGACCGGTTCACCTACAACATGCTCTTCGACGAGAAGATGGGCGATACGGTCCACATGGCAGTCGGTCGGGCCTACGACGATACCGTCGGCGAGGGCAACGAAGCCAACGACTCTGCGGTCCACGTCGATATGATCGTCGACATGAGCGAGGACTCGGTCATCGAAGTCGACGGCGAAGTGGTCCAGCGAGACGGGACGTTCGTGTTCGAGGACGGATTCGAAGCGTAG
- a CDS encoding PQQ-binding-like beta-propeller repeat protein, whose protein sequence is MENLKRRSVLSLGATLTAGGMLSAAVAGGTREDCDCPPSLSESDGWSSYGGNAGNTKNLPGDDAVPKPEEVAWEYDETGEIAVVDGTVYLNADGVHALDAADGEVLWKTDVSGARGTPGVIGNTVVVGGEQLTALNAETGAVRWTKEFETDEHVADPAVADGSVFVAAETSLFAFNATDGSLEWRRESTEFDTKDGVDSSDSVESVSYAMIPLAVAYESVFGALRGTTDDGESFGGFVALDTSSGETHWTRWVSLWEGKSHSNLIATEDRLYTGSYSDTVFYPIYDPQTGEEIGDTMYMTPPVSTGKYRISSGRYGFDVYNTETEESWNVSGKTVDEWGAPKIIGETVIAPYGPREPIGGGDVEPWVYGYDLEDGSEQWKFSLANIGVEYANSARSFDPIAVDDTIFFRPSGKLVAMRPASSDEDTRGDTDSDAGDGPESGESNGEDESPEKDDDSGDGDTDGSRDGESDGNDQSSGKDGDGADGTESDPQDGAPGDSGDGNQTTGTGGDGDTATGNDSSSGTDGADSETGGSDSTPGFTTGAGLVGGGITLEWLRRRATDDEPEE, encoded by the coding sequence ATGGAGAATCTCAAGAGACGATCCGTGTTATCTCTCGGAGCGACACTGACAGCAGGCGGAATGCTTTCCGCAGCCGTGGCGGGCGGTACACGCGAGGACTGTGACTGTCCGCCGTCGCTCTCGGAATCGGACGGCTGGTCCTCGTATGGTGGGAATGCCGGCAATACCAAAAATTTGCCCGGAGACGATGCTGTTCCGAAACCGGAGGAAGTCGCCTGGGAGTACGACGAAACGGGGGAGATTGCCGTCGTCGACGGAACGGTCTATCTCAACGCCGATGGCGTCCACGCCCTCGACGCTGCTGACGGCGAAGTACTGTGGAAAACCGACGTGTCCGGAGCCCGCGGAACGCCCGGAGTTATCGGGAACACAGTCGTCGTCGGTGGCGAACAGCTCACCGCGTTGAACGCCGAAACCGGTGCCGTCCGCTGGACCAAAGAATTCGAAACTGACGAACACGTTGCGGACCCGGCCGTTGCAGACGGATCTGTCTTCGTCGCGGCCGAAACGAGCCTCTTCGCGTTCAATGCGACGGATGGCTCCCTCGAGTGGCGTCGCGAATCGACCGAGTTCGATACCAAAGACGGGGTGGACAGCAGCGACAGCGTCGAATCGGTCTCGTACGCCATGATCCCGCTTGCCGTCGCCTACGAGTCAGTCTTCGGGGCCCTTCGCGGGACGACAGACGATGGAGAGAGCTTCGGTGGCTTCGTCGCACTCGATACATCGTCGGGCGAGACACACTGGACGAGATGGGTGTCGCTTTGGGAAGGGAAATCACATAGTAATCTCATCGCGACTGAAGACCGGCTGTACACGGGTTCGTACTCTGATACGGTGTTTTACCCCATTTACGATCCGCAAACGGGGGAAGAGATCGGAGATACCATGTATATGACACCGCCCGTATCGACCGGGAAATACCGTATTAGCTCGGGTCGATACGGCTTCGATGTCTACAATACCGAAACGGAGGAGAGCTGGAACGTCTCAGGAAAAACCGTCGATGAATGGGGGGCTCCGAAGATCATCGGAGAGACGGTGATCGCACCGTATGGGCCTCGAGAACCCATCGGGGGCGGCGACGTCGAGCCGTGGGTGTACGGATACGACCTCGAAGACGGGAGCGAGCAGTGGAAATTCTCGTTGGCTAACATCGGAGTCGAATACGCGAATTCTGCACGCAGCTTCGACCCCATCGCCGTCGACGACACCATCTTCTTCAGGCCGAGCGGGAAACTCGTGGCGATGCGGCCGGCGTCGAGCGACGAGGATACTCGAGGCGACACAGATAGTGACGCCGGCGACGGGCCGGAAAGCGGTGAGTCGAACGGCGAAGACGAGTCGCCGGAAAAAGACGACGATAGCGGTGACGGCGATACCGACGGGTCCCGGGACGGCGAATCGGACGGCAACGACCAGTCGTCAGGGAAAGACGGCGATGGAGCCGACGGGACCGAAAGCGATCCGCAAGATGGTGCGCCGGGCGATTCGGGAGACGGAAACCAAACTACCGGCACCGGCGGAGACGGTGACACGGCCACCGGAAACGACAGTTCCAGTGGCACCGACGGGGCCGATTCGGAGACAGGCGGCTCCGACAGCACGCCCGGCTTCACCACCGGTGCTGGCCTCGTCGGCGGCGGGATCACGCTCGAGTGGCTCCGCCGTCGGGCGACCGATGACGAACCCGAAGAATAG
- a CDS encoding DUF7504 family protein has protein sequence MNDSYDVSGLLPNDGVGELPAGTNVAIVGPSMSGKRELALQLLATEYEPGEGILCITTDGAETMYNALERYVDSLYRNCVGIVDTSGHDGQAVLDAMVENVSSPSDLTGISIGMAKLFKKFKSYGITDIRSGLISISTLLQHLSSQKVFKFLHIYTKRVSQTCGLGIYTLDDDSHDQQVVNTITGQFDGVIQLRETDTGERECRVRGFGQRGTSWATF, from the coding sequence ATGAATGACTCGTACGACGTAAGCGGCCTCCTCCCGAACGATGGCGTCGGAGAATTGCCAGCCGGGACGAACGTTGCGATCGTCGGCCCATCGATGAGCGGGAAGCGGGAGTTGGCGCTGCAGTTGCTCGCAACGGAGTACGAGCCAGGAGAGGGCATCCTCTGTATCACGACCGACGGCGCAGAGACGATGTACAACGCCCTCGAGCGCTACGTCGATTCGCTCTATCGAAACTGCGTTGGCATCGTCGACACGTCGGGCCACGATGGTCAGGCCGTTCTCGATGCGATGGTAGAGAACGTGTCTTCACCGAGTGACCTTACCGGAATCAGCATCGGGATGGCGAAGCTCTTTAAAAAGTTCAAGAGTTACGGTATCACCGATATCCGATCCGGACTGATTTCGATTTCGACCCTGTTACAGCATCTGAGCAGTCAGAAGGTGTTCAAATTTCTCCACATATACACCAAACGTGTCAGCCAAACGTGTGGCCTCGGCATCTACACCCTCGACGACGATAGCCACGATCAGCAGGTCGTAAACACGATTACCGGGCAGTTCGACGGCGTGATCCAACTCCGGGAAACTGACACCGGCGAACGCGAATGCCGCGTCCGCGGATTCGGCCAGCGGGGGACGTCGTGGGCCACGTTCTGA
- a CDS encoding PAS domain-containing sensor histidine kinase, translating into MESSIYEHIFENTAARIAVHEPDDARFTRVNRAYADALGYAPSVLEGRSLAELASQEATALTAAIERALDGESEQIETGLIADDGSTLRVTFELETIAVDGQRRLLSTLRSVADRDGKVKPTPSDRRLEIALSGTNTGIWEWDMETDEVIWTPSMERLFRVEPGTFEGTFEGFAKRVHPDDLSDVQGAIETAIERDEMFQTEYRIQRDDGVQRWVHARGELKDAADGPGRIVGIVTDITEQKETQQELRKQERRYRQLVERLPDAHYTMDSEYRITFCNEALANRLGLTVEETQGEVIWDLLPEAEGTVAERTFQEVMETGTPQNFEYQYESGEWVSVQVYPYENGIAAVSTDITDQREALVSILDTTPIVLYRFDSDGIFQEARGDMLEELGLEPDDLIGESIFEFYGDNEHVTAAARRALEGESFRYTLTLGDITLETKYKPVYADGEVTSVIGVSTDVTELHRQRERMEFFNSILRHDVLNGMTVIKMRAELLADELDSDLEQYAQTIIDWCDTTTEVTRRVRKVIETLTTPDEEHDLEPVDVSSILERKLGKLDNAYPSVEFESAVPADVRVRADSLLTDVLGNVLSNSIEHNDETDLRITTTVEPDDDIVRIRIADNGRGIADDRKQSVFRRGETSHAKETGSGFGLFFVDVMIEKYGGEVWIEDSDTGGARFVIELTRDWAEQ; encoded by the coding sequence ATGGAAAGTTCAATTTACGAACACATATTCGAGAATACTGCAGCACGCATTGCAGTACACGAGCCCGATGACGCTCGTTTTACGCGGGTCAACCGGGCGTACGCCGACGCACTCGGGTACGCCCCATCGGTACTCGAGGGGCGGTCGCTTGCCGAGTTGGCAAGCCAGGAGGCGACCGCCCTCACGGCGGCAATTGAACGTGCCCTCGACGGCGAAAGCGAACAAATAGAGACCGGCTTGATAGCGGATGACGGTTCGACACTGCGGGTGACGTTCGAACTGGAAACGATCGCGGTCGACGGCCAGAGGCGTCTCCTTTCGACGCTCCGTTCTGTCGCGGACCGAGACGGAAAGGTCAAACCCACGCCTTCGGATCGACGGCTCGAAATCGCTCTCTCCGGGACGAACACCGGCATCTGGGAGTGGGATATGGAGACGGATGAGGTGATCTGGACCCCGAGCATGGAACGGCTGTTCAGGGTCGAACCCGGAACGTTCGAAGGAACCTTCGAGGGGTTTGCCAAACGAGTCCATCCCGACGATCTTTCGGACGTGCAAGGGGCTATCGAGACCGCGATCGAACGCGATGAGATGTTCCAGACTGAATATCGAATCCAGCGCGACGACGGGGTCCAACGGTGGGTGCACGCGCGCGGCGAACTGAAGGACGCAGCGGACGGACCTGGACGGATAGTCGGCATCGTGACCGACATCACCGAGCAAAAGGAGACCCAGCAGGAACTTCGCAAGCAGGAACGTCGGTATCGGCAACTCGTCGAACGGCTTCCGGACGCACACTACACGATGGACAGCGAGTACCGAATCACCTTCTGTAACGAGGCTCTGGCGAATCGACTCGGACTGACGGTCGAGGAGACCCAGGGCGAAGTAATCTGGGACCTCCTTCCGGAAGCGGAGGGGACCGTCGCCGAGCGAACGTTCCAGGAGGTGATGGAGACGGGCACCCCACAGAACTTCGAATACCAGTACGAATCCGGTGAATGGGTCAGCGTTCAGGTGTACCCGTACGAAAACGGTATCGCGGCTGTGTCGACGGACATCACCGATCAGCGAGAAGCGCTGGTAAGCATTCTCGACACCACACCCATCGTCCTCTATCGATTCGACAGTGACGGCATCTTTCAGGAGGCACGTGGCGATATGCTGGAAGAACTGGGACTCGAACCAGACGACCTGATCGGCGAATCGATTTTCGAGTTCTACGGCGACAACGAGCACGTCACAGCGGCGGCCAGACGTGCACTCGAGGGAGAGTCGTTCCGGTACACGCTAACGCTCGGGGATATCACGCTCGAAACCAAATACAAACCAGTCTACGCAGATGGCGAGGTGACGAGCGTGATCGGCGTTTCGACGGACGTCACGGAACTTCACCGGCAACGCGAGCGAATGGAGTTTTTCAATTCGATCCTCCGTCACGACGTCCTCAACGGGATGACCGTCATCAAGATGCGTGCGGAGTTGCTCGCTGATGAACTCGACAGCGACCTCGAACAGTACGCACAGACGATCATCGACTGGTGTGATACGACGACGGAGGTAACCAGACGTGTCCGGAAAGTCATCGAAACCCTCACGACACCTGATGAAGAACACGACCTCGAACCGGTCGACGTATCGTCGATCCTCGAGCGAAAGCTGGGGAAACTGGACAACGCGTACCCTTCGGTCGAATTCGAATCGGCAGTCCCGGCTGACGTCCGTGTCCGGGCGGATTCGTTGCTCACGGACGTTCTGGGTAACGTCCTGTCCAACAGCATCGAACACAACGACGAGACCGATCTTCGGATCACGACCACTGTCGAACCTGACGACGACATCGTCCGAATCCGTATCGCCGACAACGGACGGGGGATCGCAGACGACCGAAAGCAATCCGTCTTTCGACGCGGCGAGACGTCCCACGCGAAGGAAACCGGCTCCGGATTCGGGCTCTTCTTCGTCGACGTGATGATCGAGAAATACGGCGGCGAGGTCTGGATCGAGGACAGCGACACCGGCGGCGCTCGATTCGTAATCGAATTAACTCGAGACTGGGCAGAACAATGA
- a CDS encoding alpha/beta hydrolase yields the protein MSAGADVDGPHQGQQLAIGGTDLADAEAALVLAHGRGATAGGMLQMADEFHREGIAFLAPQAARQTWYPNSFLAPAERNEPGRQSGLQAISDAIERANDAGIPTGRIMLIGFSQGGCLASEYLARNPRRYGGLAALSGGLIGEELDDEYPGDLEGTPIFLGCSDVDPHIPEVRVHETAAVFDSMGADVTKRLYEGMAHGVNDDELEFVSKMVVDLVA from the coding sequence ATGAGCGCCGGCGCCGACGTGGACGGTCCCCACCAGGGGCAGCAACTCGCGATTGGCGGAACGGATCTCGCGGACGCCGAGGCGGCGCTCGTACTCGCCCACGGCCGCGGAGCGACCGCAGGGGGAATGCTCCAGATGGCCGACGAATTCCATCGGGAAGGAATTGCCTTCCTTGCGCCGCAGGCGGCCCGCCAGACCTGGTATCCGAACTCGTTTCTCGCACCCGCCGAGCGCAACGAGCCCGGCAGGCAGTCCGGATTGCAGGCGATTAGCGACGCGATTGAGCGGGCGAACGATGCCGGCATTCCAACCGGCCGGATCATGCTGATCGGCTTCTCGCAGGGCGGCTGTCTCGCCAGCGAGTACCTCGCTCGGAACCCGCGACGGTACGGCGGCCTCGCCGCCCTGAGCGGCGGGCTGATCGGCGAGGAACTGGACGACGAGTACCCGGGCGACCTCGAGGGGACGCCGATCTTCCTCGGCTGTAGCGACGTCGATCCCCACATTCCGGAAGTGCGAGTTCACGAGACGGCCGCGGTTTTCGATTCCATGGGCGCAGACGTGACGAAACGACTGTACGAGGGGATGGCCCACGGCGTCAACGACGACGAACTCGAGTTCGTCTCGAAGATGGTCGTCGATCTCGTCGCCTGA
- a CDS encoding NAD(P)/FAD-dependent oxidoreductase — MSDETTADDVSVIVVGGGPAGLSAALFTEKNGLKTTVFDTDETWMHKAHLFNYLGIGSVGGSEFMATARQQVDDFGVDRRQGEAVTAVSETKDGFAVETEEDRYEADFVVLATGATRDLAEDIGCDFSSEDTVDVGVEMETSVEGVYATGAMVRTEEWQAAIAVGDGAAAALNILSAVQGDHFHDFDVPDDASRIFAGHVAE; from the coding sequence ATGAGTGACGAGACGACTGCAGACGATGTATCAGTGATCGTTGTTGGCGGCGGCCCGGCCGGATTGAGTGCAGCCCTCTTTACCGAGAAAAATGGGCTCAAGACGACGGTGTTCGATACCGACGAGACGTGGATGCACAAAGCTCACCTCTTCAATTACCTCGGGATCGGCTCGGTCGGCGGAAGCGAATTCATGGCGACGGCCCGTCAGCAGGTCGACGATTTCGGCGTCGACCGCCGGCAGGGTGAAGCCGTGACTGCGGTCAGCGAGACCAAAGACGGATTCGCGGTCGAGACCGAGGAGGACCGTTACGAGGCTGATTTCGTCGTTCTCGCGACGGGTGCGACCCGCGACCTCGCCGAGGATATCGGCTGTGACTTCTCCTCTGAGGACACCGTCGACGTCGGCGTCGAGATGGAGACGAGCGTCGAGGGCGTGTACGCGACCGGCGCCATGGTCCGTACAGAAGAGTGGCAGGCCGCGATTGCGGTCGGCGACGGGGCCGCCGCAGCACTGAACATCCTCTCGGCCGTACAGGGTGATCACTTCCACGACTTCGACGTTCCCGACGATGCATCGCGGATCTTTGCGGGTCATGTCGCGGAGTAA
- a CDS encoding universal stress protein — protein MVVLVAYDSSEPAQKAVEHAFVTYPDREIVLLRVIEAADGFTGAGIKLTQEAIRERTEEVSAEFPDEIRDIVSDPDVEFRTELVVGKPAREIVSYAEEHDVDHIIIGSHGRSGLTRVLLGSVAETVVRRAPVPVTVMR, from the coding sequence ATGGTAGTCCTCGTCGCCTACGACAGCTCGGAACCAGCACAGAAAGCGGTCGAACACGCGTTTGTCACGTATCCAGATCGGGAGATCGTTCTGCTGCGCGTCATCGAAGCAGCCGACGGGTTCACCGGAGCCGGCATCAAGCTCACACAGGAAGCGATTCGAGAGCGAACGGAGGAGGTTTCCGCCGAGTTCCCCGACGAGATTCGGGACATCGTCAGCGATCCCGACGTCGAGTTTCGGACCGAACTCGTCGTCGGGAAGCCCGCACGCGAAATCGTCTCCTACGCTGAGGAACACGACGTCGACCACATCATCATCGGCAGCCACGGGCGATCCGGCCTCACCCGCGTCTTGCTCGGCAGCGTCGCGGAAACGGTCGTCCGTCGAGCGCCTGTCCCGGTTACCGTCATGCGCTGA
- a CDS encoding type IV pilin, translated as MDLKQYSNKLVGTDDERAVSPVIGVILMVAITVILAAVIAAFVMDMGSNQSAPAQAGFDINESSNQVTVTSMGENTQEVTCEGGGSGSATSVGGTFTCPTGSGNSIVGINEEGEKTVLQSDV; from the coding sequence ATGGACTTGAAACAATACAGCAACAAACTGGTTGGGACCGACGACGAACGCGCGGTGTCACCCGTGATCGGTGTGATACTGATGGTCGCCATCACGGTCATTCTGGCGGCCGTGATCGCGGCGTTCGTGATGGACATGGGCAGTAATCAAAGCGCGCCCGCGCAAGCCGGGTTTGATATCAACGAATCCTCAAACCAGGTGACTGTTACCTCAATGGGTGAGAATACGCAAGAGGTAACATGTGAGGGAGGTGGTAGTGGTTCCGCAACGAGTGTAGGAGGGACCTTTACTTGCCCGACAGGGAGTGGGAATAGTATTGTTGGAATCAATGAAGAAGGGGAGAAAACTGTTCTCCAATCGGATGTGTGA